A window of the Peptostreptococcaceae bacterium genome harbors these coding sequences:
- a CDS encoding DUF374 domain-containing protein, with translation MIKAIFEKLTTMIMVEYIDFVYNTSKVNLIGHNEILTEDSQEKVIALFWHGDSYCLYPALKGSKLYILITKDRRGDYISNMCDYFGYKTIRIPDTSDGGKHLFKMRKIIDVEDISNVAIALDGPLGFYHVPNDFAFISARLTKRRILPISFSVKRKIELHKRWDHFKIPLPFNIISIYFNEPIEVTRKDKDEKFSSLKNKIKYAMENQNL, from the coding sequence ATGATTAAAGCTATATTTGAAAAATTGACGACAATGATTATGGTAGAATATATAGATTTTGTTTATAATACCAGCAAAGTCAACTTAATCGGACATAACGAGATATTAACCGAAGACAGTCAGGAGAAAGTAATTGCACTATTTTGGCATGGAGATAGTTATTGCCTCTATCCTGCTTTGAAGGGATCTAAACTATATATTTTAATTACTAAAGACAGAAGAGGAGATTACATATCAAATATGTGCGATTATTTTGGGTATAAAACAATAAGGATTCCGGATACCTCTGATGGAGGAAAACATCTATTCAAAATGAGAAAAATCATTGATGTGGAAGATATTTCAAATGTTGCCATAGCTTTAGATGGCCCTCTTGGATTTTATCATGTTCCAAATGATTTTGCTTTCATTTCTGCTCGTCTGACAAAACGAAGAATACTGCCAATTTCGTTTAGTGTGAAAAGAAAGATCGAATTGCATAAAAGATGGGATCATTTTAAAATACCATTGCCTTTTAATATTATATCAATTTATTTTAACGAACCTATAGAAGTTACCAGAAAAGACAAAGATGAGAAATTTTCTTCTTTAAAGAATAAAATCAAGTATGCTATGGAAAATCAAAATTTATAA